The following proteins are co-located in the Primulina tabacum isolate GXHZ01 chromosome 11, ASM2559414v2, whole genome shotgun sequence genome:
- the LOC142517900 gene encoding uncharacterized protein LOC142517900 isoform X2, translating to MGKNQAYKAMQRSRLGSGSGDPEEVEDGMVDGSFHSPEWHAARLASLKTSHTITWEEYKKRQKEEEVRKGELEADKDRMMREYRAQLDAERAHKLSHTKNHSSSKSSRKKDKDRDLKKCSSKKRKHSRRSDISSGSEPETSSSDDDDERELKRSKSRLRRREKEKNHGSSRSKHSSHENVDAGGPLPLSRFFGDHKG from the exons ATGGGGAAAAATCAAGCATACAAAGCGATGCAGAGATCTCGACTCGGCTCGGGCTCAGGCGACCCAGAAGAGGTTGAAGATGGCATG GTGGATGGTTCATTTCATTCACCAGAATGGCATGCTGCTCGTTTAGCAAGTCTAAAAACTTCTCATACAATTACATGGGAGGAGTACAAGAAGAGGCAAAAG GAAGAAGAAGTGAGAAAGGGAGAGTTGGAAGCTGACAAAGATCGGATGATGAGAGAGTATAGGGCTCAGCTAGATGCTGAAAGGGCTCACAAACTTTCTCACACAAAAAACCACTCTAGCAGCAAATCCAGTCGCAAAAAAG ATAAGGACAGAGATTTAAAGAAATGCAGCAGCAAGAAGCGAAAG CATTCAAGGCGATCTGATATTAGCTCTGGCTCGGAACCAGAAACTTCAAgcagtgatgatgatgatgagaggGAGTTAAAAAGGTCAAAATCAAGGTTGAGGAGAAGGGAGAAGGAAAAAAATCATGGGTCGTCAAGATCCAAGCACTCAAGCCACGAGAATGTAGATGCTGGCGGCCCTTTACCACTTTCTAGATTTTTTGGGGACCACAAAGGCTGA
- the LOC142518615 gene encoding integrin-linked protein kinase 1 isoform X1, whose translation MDKATQLKRGISRQVSTGSLRKSGKFTFQRQNSLNPNRRNFRFSFGRQSSLDPIRRSALEDDCGDGDGFAVPENLDSTMQLLFLASRGDVKGVQDLLDEGVDVNNIDLDGRTALHIAACEGHVEVVRLLLSRRANIDAHDRWGSTAAADSKYYGNIEVYNILKARGAKVPKTRKTPMTVANPREVPEYELNPMDIQIRKSDGISKGSYQVAKWNGTKVSVKILDKDSYIAPECINAFKHELTLLEKVRHPNVVQFVGAVTQNLPMMIVLEHHSRGDLGSYLQKKGRLSPSKALGFALEIARGMNYLHASKPEPIIHCDLTPKNILLDCGGQLKVGGFGVIRLSIMSPDKAKLVQPEAIDRSNLYMAPEIYSDEIFDKSVDVHSFGVMMYEMIEGVRPFSSKSPDEAAKLICLEEKRPAFKSKSKYPPDLRELIEDCWHPDCSARPSFSEIIARMNSIIANCSKHGWWKDTFKLPWI comes from the exons ATGGACAAGGCTACGCAGTTGAAGAGAGGGATCTCCCGCCAGGTCTCGACGGGTTCCTTGAGGAAGAGCGGGAAGTTCACTTTCCAGAGGCAGAATTCTCTCAACCCGAATAGGAGGAATTTCCGGTTCAGCTTTGGGCGGCAATCTTCGTTGGATCCGATTCGGAGAAGTGCGTTGGAGGATGACTGCGGCGACGGCGATGGGTTCGCTGTGCCGGAGAATCTAGATTCGACTATGCAGCTGCTTTTCCTGGCCAGTAGAGGGGATGTGAAAGGGGTCCAGGATTTGCTTGATGAAGGGGTTGACGTAAATAACATTGATTTGGATGGCAGGACTGCTCTGCATATTGCTGCATGTGAAGGCCATGTTGAGGTTGTGAGGCTTTTGTTGAGTAGAAGAGCCAATATCGATGCTCATGATCGGTGGGGAAGCACG GCTGCTGCTGATTCCAAATATTATGGGAACATTGAAGTTTATAACATATTGAAGGCCCGAGGGGCTAAAGTCCCT AAAACCAGGAAAACGCCGATGACAGTGGCAAATCCTCGAGAGGTTCCGGAGTACGAGCTCAATCCAATGGACATTCAAATACGAAAAAGTGATGGCATCTCCAAG GGATCATATCAAGTTGCTAAATGGAATGGCACAAAAGTTTCAGTAAAGATACTCGACAAGGATAGCTATATAGCCCCTGAATGCAT AAATGCTTTCAAGCATGAGTTAACACTGCTGGAGAAGGTCAGACATCCTAATGTGGTACAATTTGTTGGTGCTGTCACCCAAAATCTACCAATGATGATCGTTTTGGAGCATCACTCAAGA GGAGACCTTGGTAGCTACCTTCAGAAGAAAGGACGTCTGTCTCCATCTAAAGCACTGGGATTTGCCCTTGAAATTGCAAG GGGAATGAATTATCTTCATGCGAGCAAGCCTGAGCCAATCATCCATTGTGATTTAACACCAAA AAATATATTGCTGGATTGTGGAGGGCAGCTGAAGGTTGGAGGGTTTGGTGTCATTAGGTTATCAATAATGTCGCCAGACAAAGCAAAACTAGTGCAACCTGAGGCCATAGATCGTTCAA ACTTGTACATGGCACCTGAAATTTAcagtgatgaaatatttgacAAAAGTGTTGATGTACACTCATTCGGTGTTATGATGTATGAG ATGATTGAGGGAGTGCGGCCATTCTCTTCCAAGTCCCCTGACGAGGCTGCTAAGTTAATATGCTTGGAAGAAAAGAGACCAGCATTCAAGTCAAAATCTAAATATCCTCCAGATTTAAGAGA GTTGATCGAAGACTGCTGGCATCCAGATTGTTCTGCACGACCAAGTTTTTCCGAGATCATTGCACGGATGAATTCGATTATTGCAAACTGTTCTAAGCATGGATGGTGGAAAGACACTTTCAAACTCCCTTG GATATGA
- the LOC142518615 gene encoding integrin-linked protein kinase 1 isoform X2, with protein MDKATQLKRGISRQVSTGSLRKSGKFTFQRQNSLNPNRRNFRFSFGRQSSLDPIRRSALEDDCGDGDGFAVPENLDSTMQLLFLASRGDVKGVQDLLDEGVDVNNIDLDGRTALHIAACEGHVEVVRLLLSRRANIDAHDRWGSTAAADSKYYGNIEVYNILKARGAKVPKTRKTPMTVANPREVPEYELNPMDIQIRKSDGISKGSYQVAKWNGTKVSVKILDKDSYIAPECINAFKHELTLLEKVRHPNVVQFVGAVTQNLPMMIVLEHHSRGDLGSYLQKKGRLSPSKALGFALEIARGMNYLHASKPEPIIHCDLTPKNILLDCGGQLKVGGFGVIRLSIMSPDKAKLVQPEAIDRSNLYMAPEIYSDEIFDKSVDVHSFGVMMYEMIEGVRPFSSKSPDEAAKLICLEEKRPAFKSKSKYPPDLRE; from the exons ATGGACAAGGCTACGCAGTTGAAGAGAGGGATCTCCCGCCAGGTCTCGACGGGTTCCTTGAGGAAGAGCGGGAAGTTCACTTTCCAGAGGCAGAATTCTCTCAACCCGAATAGGAGGAATTTCCGGTTCAGCTTTGGGCGGCAATCTTCGTTGGATCCGATTCGGAGAAGTGCGTTGGAGGATGACTGCGGCGACGGCGATGGGTTCGCTGTGCCGGAGAATCTAGATTCGACTATGCAGCTGCTTTTCCTGGCCAGTAGAGGGGATGTGAAAGGGGTCCAGGATTTGCTTGATGAAGGGGTTGACGTAAATAACATTGATTTGGATGGCAGGACTGCTCTGCATATTGCTGCATGTGAAGGCCATGTTGAGGTTGTGAGGCTTTTGTTGAGTAGAAGAGCCAATATCGATGCTCATGATCGGTGGGGAAGCACG GCTGCTGCTGATTCCAAATATTATGGGAACATTGAAGTTTATAACATATTGAAGGCCCGAGGGGCTAAAGTCCCT AAAACCAGGAAAACGCCGATGACAGTGGCAAATCCTCGAGAGGTTCCGGAGTACGAGCTCAATCCAATGGACATTCAAATACGAAAAAGTGATGGCATCTCCAAG GGATCATATCAAGTTGCTAAATGGAATGGCACAAAAGTTTCAGTAAAGATACTCGACAAGGATAGCTATATAGCCCCTGAATGCAT AAATGCTTTCAAGCATGAGTTAACACTGCTGGAGAAGGTCAGACATCCTAATGTGGTACAATTTGTTGGTGCTGTCACCCAAAATCTACCAATGATGATCGTTTTGGAGCATCACTCAAGA GGAGACCTTGGTAGCTACCTTCAGAAGAAAGGACGTCTGTCTCCATCTAAAGCACTGGGATTTGCCCTTGAAATTGCAAG GGGAATGAATTATCTTCATGCGAGCAAGCCTGAGCCAATCATCCATTGTGATTTAACACCAAA AAATATATTGCTGGATTGTGGAGGGCAGCTGAAGGTTGGAGGGTTTGGTGTCATTAGGTTATCAATAATGTCGCCAGACAAAGCAAAACTAGTGCAACCTGAGGCCATAGATCGTTCAA ACTTGTACATGGCACCTGAAATTTAcagtgatgaaatatttgacAAAAGTGTTGATGTACACTCATTCGGTGTTATGATGTATGAG ATGATTGAGGGAGTGCGGCCATTCTCTTCCAAGTCCCCTGACGAGGCTGCTAAGTTAATATGCTTGGAAGAAAAGAGACCAGCATTCAAGTCAAAATCTAAATATCCTCCAGATTTAAGAGA ATAG